The sequence GGGCAATACCGATGTGATGGGTAACGGTCCTGACCAGATTAATCTCGGAGGGATTCCAGGAGCGCTGACGGTTCACGATGCCGATGCAGGTGATAGCCTTGAGCACTCCGTCTTGTTCGACCGCGGCATAGAGGGCGGATCGTGTCCCGAGGGGCTGATACACGCGGGAATAGTAGGGGCGGGTGAGGGGATCATTCTCCACGTCAGCGATGGCGAGAACTCCCTGATCGCGGACGACCCGAACCAGTTCGCGGAATTCGGACAGCGCATATCTCCGGAGAGCCGAGGGAACACCCGGTTTAAGAAACTCATGCACCGGTTCGATGATATCCTCGGCTTCTCGCACTGTGAAAAACAGGCAGCGATCGGCGTCCAGCAAGCGAGCGAGGGCCTCGGTCGCCGCCCGCGTGACGGTGCGCACATCGGATGACCGATGAATCTCCAGAGCTAGCCGATCGAGAAGGGCGTCTCGTTCCTTCAGGGGAGACGACTCGGTGATCTCGTGAGATTCGGCGGTATCGGTTGTGGGGTCAGGCTCTTTCATTGCATCGTCACCTCGCAACCTCAAGATCGTTGACGACCTCCCTGACGCCCTCCACCTCACGAGCGATTCTCTCAGCCAGCAACTTTTCCGCGAGATTTCGCACCGTGCCACTGAGTCGTACCACGCCTTCCCGACTGGTGACCTTGATGGTCCTGATGTCAAATGCATCCGTGCGATAGAGGGCGAATTCCACTTCCTTGGAGAGTCGAAGATCCGGATCTTCCTTCGCCGGTGCCGGGGAGCGACTCGGTGCGGCTGTTTGCGAGATCGCAAGATGCAGGCTAAGTGTCCTGACGCCTGCCACACTTTTCACCAACCTCTCCACCGCCGCCTGTTCTGCTGTAGTGGGAACAATCCCCGTGACGGTGACAGCTCCCTCGGAGACGACGAACTCCAGCGGAAGATTTCGCAGGGTCGGATCCTTGAGTACGGCCTTCAGGATGGCTGCCTCTATTTCCGCATCTGACGGTTGGCGGAGCCTGGTCCCTATCCTTCCTCCGGTCAGCCTGCCTACCCTCTCCCTGAGATGGAGCGAACTGAGGTCAGCGTAATGAGAGAAAGCTACCAGGGCTGCCCCTGTGAGGATGAGGATGATCAAAACCCATCCTTTAGCCGTCAATCGTACCATGCCTGAAGCCTAGCGAAACTCCGTTGCCTCGTCAATTGGCCTGCCTGAAGCGAAAAAGTCCGATATTCTTGCAGGCCGGGGTGGGAGAGACTCCCCATCTTTCGGACTCAAAAGGGCCGATCCGTCCCTCCGTGCGTAGCTGCCGTGCATGAAGGGGGAGATCGCTCGGCGGGAGCATTTCAGCAAAGAGAAGAAGTGGTGCACCCGGCGTGATTCGAACACGCGGCCTTCGGATTCGTAGTCCGACGCTCTATCCAACTGAGCT comes from Blastocatellia bacterium and encodes:
- a CDS encoding BON domain-containing protein, yielding MVRLTAKGWVLIILILTGAALVAFSHYADLSSLHLRERVGRLTGGRIGTRLRQPSDAEIEAAILKAVLKDPTLRNLPLEFVVSEGAVTVTGIVPTTAEQAAVERLVKSVAGVRTLSLHLAISQTAAPSRSPAPAKEDPDLRLSKEVEFALYRTDAFDIRTIKVTSREGVVRLSGTVRNLAEKLLAERIAREVEGVREVVNDLEVAR